In Anaerolineae bacterium, a single genomic region encodes these proteins:
- a CDS encoding acyl-CoA dehydrogenase family protein: protein MYRDDILRELVEEEDLIFREAIRAYVEAEIMPVRHLIDDDEEHVLVRRILQGLTDIGFQASIWPEKYGGAGLTRMVPFCLCLEELARGDGGIAVAAACSLWPFMPAIWAQNQVVLDRFGPEFCGKELKLGCFAMTEPGGASGGGGCDIENPALEGRMIRTRARLEGGEWVINGQKMWASNSGVADAYLIVCSTDPELGEEGIALIYVPGNAEGLSFGPFERKAGMQADRNCAIYLDNVRVPEGFRAAGPGEDARLFRRNLVVGRLGSAAMSVGNAQGIFETVLKFTGERVVAGRPIREHSVAACILADIAIGIETARAFTLQAAYKYDHPEIYGPPDSDLNLSRASIAKVYASEVAVMAANRAMELMGSYGYAHDYHLEKYWRDGKIMQLWLGGAQLGRLDAIRGYYPHRL, encoded by the coding sequence ATGTACCGCGATGATATATTGCGAGAGCTGGTCGAAGAGGAAGACCTGATCTTCCGCGAGGCGATCCGCGCCTATGTGGAGGCCGAGATCATGCCTGTGCGTCATCTCATAGATGACGATGAGGAACATGTACTGGTGCGCCGCATCCTGCAAGGGCTTACTGACATAGGGTTCCAGGCTTCCATCTGGCCGGAGAAGTATGGAGGAGCTGGTCTTACCAGGATGGTGCCTTTCTGCCTCTGTCTGGAAGAGCTAGCTCGTGGCGATGGGGGCATTGCAGTAGCCGCGGCCTGCAGCCTGTGGCCCTTCATGCCTGCCATCTGGGCGCAAAACCAGGTTGTCCTTGATCGCTTCGGGCCGGAGTTTTGCGGCAAAGAATTAAAGTTGGGATGCTTTGCTATGACCGAGCCAGGCGGCGCTTCTGGTGGAGGCGGTTGCGACATTGAGAATCCTGCTCTGGAGGGCCGAATGATTCGCACCAGGGCCCGTCTGGAGGGCGGGGAATGGGTGATCAATGGCCAGAAGATGTGGGCCTCCAACAGTGGTGTGGCCGATGCCTATCTTATAGTCTGCTCCACTGATCCGGAACTGGGCGAGGAAGGGATTGCCCTCATCTATGTGCCGGGCAATGCTGAAGGCCTTTCTTTTGGCCCTTTTGAGCGCAAAGCCGGAATGCAGGCCGATCGTAACTGCGCCATATACCTGGATAATGTGCGGGTGCCCGAAGGGTTCCGTGCCGCGGGGCCAGGGGAGGACGCCCGCCTCTTTCGCCGTAATCTGGTCGTTGGCCGCCTGGGGAGCGCTGCCATGTCGGTGGGTAATGCTCAGGGCATCTTTGAGACGGTCCTCAAATTCACGGGTGAGCGCGTGGTGGCTGGCCGACCAATTCGGGAACACTCCGTAGCCGCCTGCATTCTTGCTGATATAGCAATAGGCATTGAGACAGCCCGGGCCTTTACCCTGCAAGCAGCCTACAAGTACGACCATCCGGAAATTTATGGGCCTCCAGATTCGGATCTAAACCTCTCGCGAGCCAGCATTGCCAAGGTCTATGCCTCGGAAGTGGCAGTGATGGCAGCCAACAGGGCCATGGAGCTGATGGGTTCCTACGGCTACGCCCACGATTATCACCTGGAGAAATATTGGCGAGATGGCAAGATCATGCAGCTCTGGTTGGGAGGAGCACAGTTAGGTCGCCTGGATGCCATCAGAGGTTATTATCCACACAGGCTTTAA
- a CDS encoding MFS transporter produces the protein MKGKYAKIAYGIGNMGTALFFHTIGAYIIFFYTDVVRLDPKLVGLAFAISYGVWNAINDPLVGYISDRTRTRWGRRIPYILFGAPLLLFIFILVWSPPLGGKPLATPFHFGTFLYFAILIALFDLLYTAVSVPYISLFPEMYETLPDRTEVSIYRQVAAMIGSVLAFASMPLIADALSGTFGRLGGWAWAGAILGLIGSGAFLVSLLGSRERKEFSLEGTMPLTQAFKATLTNQTFLAFVGANLMICYIWSWLSAMVPFFTKYVIGAEEGETGFLFLAMFVTSMAFYPLWRKVALRLGSRDTLAVAVPLFVALLLLVFVVRNLLQALAMMFLLGAANSGITLVRDILLSDVIDEDELRTGRRREGIYFGVNAFIERFAMVLVGGSSSLVLGLSGYNAALATQPPSVAVGIRMGMSLLPLVALVIFLTALKFYPLGKEQVIALRERLNTLHQQKAEQYLRKR, from the coding sequence ATGAAAGGTAAATACGCAAAAATCGCCTACGGTATAGGCAATATGGGAACAGCCCTTTTCTTTCACACCATAGGGGCTTACATCATTTTCTTTTACACCGACGTGGTACGCCTTGATCCCAAGCTGGTAGGGCTGGCCTTCGCTATTTCCTACGGTGTGTGGAACGCCATCAATGACCCTCTCGTCGGCTATATCTCAGACCGAACTCGCACAAGGTGGGGACGCAGGATCCCCTACATCCTCTTTGGCGCCCCTCTCCTCCTATTCATCTTCATCCTGGTGTGGTCGCCACCTCTGGGAGGCAAACCTCTGGCAACGCCTTTCCACTTCGGCACCTTCCTTTATTTCGCCATCCTCATTGCCCTCTTTGATCTCCTTTACACCGCTGTAAGTGTCCCTTACATCTCCCTTTTCCCGGAAATGTATGAAACTCTTCCAGACAGGACAGAGGTCTCCATCTACCGGCAGGTGGCAGCGATGATAGGCTCTGTGCTTGCTTTCGCCTCGATGCCACTGATTGCCGATGCCCTTTCCGGGACGTTTGGCCGGCTTGGGGGGTGGGCATGGGCAGGAGCCATCCTGGGGCTTATCGGCAGCGGTGCTTTTCTGGTCTCCCTGCTGGGTAGCAGAGAGCGAAAGGAGTTCAGCCTCGAGGGGACGATGCCACTGACCCAAGCTTTCAAAGCCACTTTAACCAATCAAACCTTTTTGGCCTTCGTGGGAGCTAACCTGATGATCTGCTACATATGGAGCTGGCTTTCGGCCATGGTGCCCTTCTTCACCAAATACGTCATCGGCGCTGAGGAGGGGGAAACGGGTTTCCTTTTTCTGGCGATGTTTGTCACCTCGATGGCCTTTTACCCCCTCTGGAGGAAAGTTGCCCTCCGCCTGGGCTCCAGGGACACCCTTGCCGTTGCCGTGCCGCTCTTCGTAGCCCTCCTGCTTCTGGTATTTGTCGTCCGCAACCTGCTCCAGGCCCTGGCCATGATGTTCCTGCTGGGAGCTGCCAACTCAGGCATCACCCTGGTCAGAGATATCCTCCTTAGTGATGTTATAGACGAGGACGAACTGCGTACCGGCCGGCGGCGAGAGGGTATATACTTTGGGGTCAATGCCTTTATCGAGCGCTTCGCTATGGTCCTGGTGGGCGGATCGAGCAGCCTGGTGCTGGGGCTGAGCGGTTACAACGCTGCTCTGGCAACTCAACCTCCTTCCGTTGCCGTAGGAATCCGCATGGGTATGAGCTTGCTGCCGCTCGTGGCTCTGGTGATCTTTTTGACGGCACTTAAATTTTACCCGTTGGGGAAAGAGCAGGTTATTGCCCTCAGAGAAAGACTGAACACCCTGCACCAGCAGAAAGCAGAACAATATCTGCGAAAGAGGTGA
- the pyrB gene encoding aspartate carbamoyltransferase, with product MRAVPADRKDNGLYGQHIISVKQFDRPKLEFIFGVAKEMRTLVERFGSADLLQGKVLVNLFYEPSTRTSSSFAAAMLRLGGKVISINEVRYSSVIKGESLPDTIRTLECYADVIVLRHPEVGAAALAARYASKPIINAGDGIGEHPTQALLDLFTIQEELGQVDGLRVAMVGDLKYGRTVHSLTRLLCLYNVEFDFVSPAALRMPEEILQEVREGGLPYRETEDINEVISRADVLYVTRVQRERFENQEEYERLKDFYIITPKLMEKAKERMILMHPFPRVYEISYEVDSDPRAAYFRQIQNGLYIRMALLAAVLGKA from the coding sequence ATGAGAGCCGTTCCGGCCGACAGAAAAGACAATGGCCTTTACGGCCAGCATATCATCTCGGTCAAACAGTTTGATCGCCCGAAACTTGAGTTCATCTTCGGAGTAGCCAAAGAAATGCGTACCTTGGTAGAACGATTTGGTTCAGCTGACCTGCTTCAAGGCAAAGTTCTGGTAAACCTCTTCTACGAACCCAGCACCCGCACCAGCTCCTCTTTTGCCGCAGCGATGCTCAGGCTCGGGGGCAAAGTTATCTCCATTAATGAAGTTCGCTATTCTTCTGTAATCAAAGGCGAATCCCTCCCCGATACCATCCGCACCCTGGAGTGTTACGCCGATGTAATCGTCTTAAGACATCCTGAAGTGGGAGCTGCTGCTTTGGCGGCCAGATATGCCTCCAAGCCCATTATCAACGCAGGAGATGGCATCGGGGAGCACCCAACTCAGGCTCTACTGGATCTTTTCACCATCCAGGAAGAACTTGGCCAGGTTGATGGCCTGCGAGTGGCTATGGTGGGAGACCTCAAATACGGGCGTACTGTTCACTCTCTGACACGTCTTCTGTGTCTTTACAACGTGGAATTTGATTTTGTTTCTCCCGCAGCCCTGCGCATGCCCGAAGAAATACTCCAGGAAGTGCGCGAGGGCGGCTTACCCTATCGGGAAACCGAGGACATAAATGAGGTCATATCCAGAGCCGACGTCCTTTACGTAACCAGAGTTCAACGCGAGCGTTTTGAAAACCAGGAAGAATATGAGCGCCTCAAGGACTTCTACATCATCACCCCCAAGTTGATGGAAAAGGCCAAGGAAAGAATGATCCTCATGCATCCTTTCCCCAGGGTATATGAGATAAGTTACGAGGTGGATTCGGACCCGCGAGCTGCTTACTTTCGCCAGATCCAGAACGGCCTTTACATCCGGATGGCCTTGCTGGCCGCAGTTCTGGGCAAAGCGTAG
- a CDS encoding LuxR C-terminal-related transcriptional regulator — protein sequence MGKCPLSERELEILRMVASGATNQQIASKLFISLNTVKVHLRNIFEKLGVQSRTEAVMLAVREGWIEVGEVTFRPPELQVFPLPFWKKFLLTCITLLAAVLVALPWLRAIQADEPSSFLIDRPSSPQLSSMTASGRWLLKSFLPAPRSRMAVALSGNAIFIIGGEVAGNVTGETLAYYPGENRWEKRAQKPTPVSNVGAVSLNGKIYVPGGYTSDGVVIDALEIYEPSKDTWTKGAPLPVPLCGYAIASYQGKVYLFGGWDGKRALARAFRYDPQTDEWEELPSMLIPRAFAAAGVLNDRIYVAGGLRGSREIRDVEEFNPVEMRWQKRSPMLIGRAGFGLSPVGHWIYAIGGGWKNRLTFNERYDPSADLWTPFETPILGEWRNLGVVALGNKIYAIGGKSGEPLAFVEEYQALFTVMIPYIQR from the coding sequence ATGGGAAAGTGTCCTCTCAGCGAGAGGGAGCTGGAAATCCTCAGGATGGTAGCTTCAGGGGCTACCAATCAGCAGATAGCCAGCAAGCTTTTCATCAGTCTCAACACCGTCAAGGTCCACCTCCGCAATATTTTTGAAAAGCTCGGGGTTCAATCCCGCACCGAAGCGGTAATGCTGGCTGTGAGGGAAGGATGGATTGAGGTGGGGGAAGTAACCTTCAGGCCTCCTGAGCTCCAGGTTTTTCCTTTACCTTTCTGGAAAAAGTTCCTGCTGACCTGCATCACTCTCCTGGCTGCGGTTCTCGTGGCTCTGCCTTGGCTCAGAGCAATCCAGGCTGATGAGCCTTCCTCCTTCCTGATTGACAGGCCCTCCTCCCCTCAACTTTCCTCCATGACGGCTTCAGGACGATGGCTCCTGAAAAGTTTTCTCCCAGCTCCTCGCTCCAGGATGGCTGTGGCCCTTTCTGGAAACGCAATCTTCATTATCGGAGGAGAGGTAGCCGGGAATGTGACGGGCGAGACCCTGGCTTACTATCCGGGTGAAAATAGGTGGGAGAAAAGAGCTCAAAAACCCACTCCCGTGAGCAATGTCGGAGCGGTATCTCTGAATGGTAAAATTTATGTCCCAGGGGGCTACACATCCGATGGCGTGGTGATCGATGCGCTGGAGATTTATGAGCCTTCGAAGGATACCTGGACGAAAGGAGCACCGCTGCCTGTGCCCCTGTGTGGTTATGCCATCGCCTCTTACCAGGGGAAAGTTTACCTGTTTGGGGGATGGGATGGCAAAAGAGCGTTAGCGAGAGCCTTCCGATACGACCCTCAAACCGATGAATGGGAAGAGCTTCCATCCATGCTTATCCCCAGAGCCTTTGCGGCGGCCGGCGTGCTGAACGACCGGATCTATGTGGCCGGAGGGCTGAGGGGTTCCCGGGAAATCCGAGATGTTGAGGAATTTAATCCGGTTGAAATGCGTTGGCAGAAGCGTTCCCCCATGCTTATAGGCAGAGCAGGCTTTGGTCTTAGCCCCGTTGGCCATTGGATTTATGCCATCGGTGGTGGCTGGAAGAATCGTTTGACCTTTAATGAGCGCTATGACCCTTCAGCAGACCTCTGGACCCCTTTTGAGACTCCAATCCTTGGAGAGTGGCGAAACTTGGGGGTTGTTGCTTTAGGGAACAAAATCTATGCTATAGGCGGTAAAAGCGGAGAACCTCTGGCCTTTGTAGAAGAATATCAGGCCCTCTTTACGGTGATGATTCCCTACATTCAGAGGTAA
- a CDS encoding amidohydrolase family protein translates to MIDAHVHLREPGASHKETFLTGTAAALAGGVVALLDMPNNIPPITDAQTLEIKKRIAASSALCDYGFYLGATLHNSSTAAELASEVAGLKIYLGETYGSLYLQDLSTLIAHFQSWPSSKPIAVHAEGMLVAAVLALAALYNRRVHICHVSRAEEITLIKAAKERGLPVTCEVTPHHLFLSEEEAATLGPFGYMKPTLGSPKDREALWKNLGIIDIIASDHAPHTLEEKRGPEPPPGVPGLETTIPLLFTAMLEGRIARERLSELIFENPARIFGIKPPEARVEIELGPRRIISSAELKTRCGWTPFEGMEVRATVRRVFIRGQKAYEDGKILVHPGFGRPLFYGPYR, encoded by the coding sequence ATGATCGATGCTCACGTTCACCTGCGAGAACCAGGAGCTTCGCACAAAGAAACCTTTCTCACAGGCACAGCTGCAGCTCTTGCCGGAGGGGTAGTGGCTCTCTTGGATATGCCTAACAATATCCCGCCCATAACAGATGCGCAAACTCTGGAAATTAAAAAACGCATCGCTGCCAGCAGTGCCCTCTGCGATTACGGCTTTTACCTGGGAGCTACCCTCCATAACTCCTCCACTGCTGCCGAACTCGCTTCTGAAGTTGCCGGCCTCAAGATATACCTTGGAGAAACCTATGGTTCTTTATACCTTCAGGACCTGAGCACCCTGATAGCTCATTTCCAATCGTGGCCCTCCAGTAAACCCATCGCTGTCCATGCGGAAGGAATGCTTGTAGCTGCAGTCCTGGCCCTCGCCGCTTTATACAACCGGCGCGTACACATCTGCCATGTAAGCAGAGCTGAAGAGATAACCCTCATTAAGGCGGCCAAAGAGCGCGGTCTCCCCGTCACCTGTGAAGTTACACCTCACCACCTCTTCCTCTCCGAAGAGGAAGCCGCAACACTTGGCCCCTTTGGGTACATGAAACCCACCTTGGGCTCTCCGAAAGACCGCGAGGCTCTGTGGAAAAATCTTGGCATAATTGACATTATAGCTTCCGATCACGCCCCTCATACTCTGGAGGAAAAGCGAGGTCCTGAACCTCCTCCCGGTGTCCCCGGCCTTGAGACAACTATTCCCCTGCTTTTTACGGCGATGCTGGAAGGGAGAATTGCTCGGGAGCGGTTGTCTGAACTTATCTTTGAAAATCCGGCGCGCATCTTCGGGATAAAGCCTCCGGAAGCACGCGTGGAAATTGAACTGGGCCCTCGTCGCATCATATCCTCCGCTGAGCTCAAAACCCGTTGCGGATGGACCCCTTTTGAAGGTATGGAAGTTCGGGCTACCGTAAGGCGAGTTTTCATCCGGGGACAAAAAGCATATGAAGATGGAAAGATTCTCGTCCACCCCGGATTTGGCAGGCCCCTCTTCTACGGGCCATATAGATAA
- a CDS encoding phosphatase PAP2 family protein, which yields MTQLDFILWLQSLRSPLLDTFFAIINSTAKDDFIILVAVILYWCISPAVGLRFLLLLLFSGYLHTALKDLFRIPRPPVEQLLFLAEKRDGSYAFPSGDAMNASVLWSYLAGYYRRWPLIVAAVILIPLVGLARIYRGAHWPTDVLGGIAIGIVLVWLGLVLYRLWDERGLTIPFPWELALSLSVPLLLFAIYPKGPATPPPSIATTAMVTGTALGVALGYSLERRYVRFPVRVALWKQVVKVVVGLATIFLLRMLLGQLFPAGAWFRFVRFALLGLWGTLGMPVIFRALFGSDRRCSP from the coding sequence ATGACGCAACTTGATTTTATCCTCTGGTTGCAGTCCCTTCGTTCCCCTTTGCTTGACACTTTCTTTGCTATAATCAACAGCACCGCTAAAGACGACTTCATCATCCTGGTGGCAGTCATCCTTTACTGGTGCATAAGCCCAGCCGTAGGCCTGAGGTTTCTCCTGCTTCTCCTCTTTTCCGGCTATTTGCACACTGCTCTCAAAGACCTTTTCCGCATCCCGCGTCCTCCTGTAGAACAACTTCTTTTCCTGGCTGAGAAGCGCGATGGAAGTTACGCTTTTCCCAGCGGTGATGCCATGAATGCCAGCGTTCTGTGGTCCTACCTTGCTGGCTATTACCGGCGATGGCCCCTGATTGTGGCCGCAGTAATCCTGATCCCTCTCGTTGGCCTGGCGCGCATCTATCGGGGAGCACACTGGCCAACTGATGTCCTGGGTGGGATAGCCATAGGTATCGTCCTGGTCTGGCTGGGCTTGGTCCTCTATCGGCTCTGGGATGAGCGAGGTCTTACCATACCATTCCCCTGGGAGCTGGCCCTGAGCCTATCTGTTCCTCTTCTCCTCTTCGCCATCTACCCCAAGGGGCCAGCGACCCCTCCGCCCTCAATCGCCACTACGGCCATGGTGACGGGCACCGCTTTGGGGGTAGCTTTGGGGTACAGCCTGGAACGACGGTACGTGCGCTTCCCTGTGCGGGTGGCTCTCTGGAAGCAGGTGGTCAAAGTAGTGGTTGGGCTGGCGACAATCTTCCTGCTGCGGATGCTCCTGGGCCAGCTGTTCCCGGCCGGAGCCTGGTTCCGCTTTGTCCGCTTTGCCCTGCTCGGGCTGTGGGGCACATTGGGTATGCCTGTGATCTTCCGGGCACTCTTTGGTTCCGATAGGAGATGTTCACCATGA
- a CDS encoding GNAT family N-acetyltransferase, with the protein MRIRDFVPSDAPRLVEILKANQQYSHPELDGPEAMIRVSQCPAAEFLVAEEDFKVVGFIRGVYDGSRAIIHIASVDPEYQGRGIGKALVHAIAKRFKERGAISLAVTVPGETGFWKKMGFRQTTRIMFAYPIEDVLNASAPPPQEEEKE; encoded by the coding sequence ATGCGGATAAGGGATTTTGTCCCTTCAGATGCTCCGAGGCTTGTGGAAATCCTCAAAGCCAACCAGCAGTATAGCCACCCAGAGCTGGACGGTCCGGAAGCCATGATAAGGGTAAGCCAGTGTCCTGCCGCCGAATTCCTCGTAGCTGAAGAAGATTTCAAAGTTGTAGGTTTCATAAGAGGGGTATACGATGGTTCAAGAGCAATAATACACATAGCCTCCGTAGACCCTGAATACCAGGGGAGAGGGATAGGCAAGGCCCTGGTACATGCTATAGCCAAAAGGTTCAAAGAAAGAGGAGCCATCTCTCTGGCGGTGACAGTCCCTGGAGAAACAGGTTTCTGGAAAAAGATGGGCTTTCGCCAGACGACCCGGATAATGTTTGCCTATCCTATTGAAGACGTATTAAACGCTTCAGCTCCACCACCCCAGGAAGAGGAAAAGGAATGA
- a CDS encoding ATP-binding protein: MSPMGTDEDKPGEITPSLVSAVINWRHRFILLVASLLLILPLAIATLRNKSIFPLSIIFISIILFAFWLIFRYEIFFLRKGLSEKFLRFYSLQELFREELDFYQLAEKVCKGLEKWLNCKKVYFYLINEVLNKCQVIAKVDPESWLENSIPLNDFAISSLANSQSALSLPVDSGLWINLGFRFLVPVRTRGKLVGFIALGEKRSGEPYYRIELKNLEILATQLGLFLEKEEYRRTLRRQLKELTSAQEILTRMVSNPYYLDSVLESLVEGLRILFPQVRLIEVCLWDERERKMVARKVSGIGILEGHKYDLGEGLSGLIARDRRPILIKDVQALKEKPKIPDVGVFRSFMGVPLIYQGKLIGSLEMDSLYPEAFGVEDLRFLESLAPYFAAIIHNTQAHYSMVKEKEALLEAYNLIGKMLASGLRGEELLVYIAKVINAFMDAEACAIRIWEGGKVLTSYCAGSESILPPPRWEIDLCSRQDEVIIQELGREGEFSDARGMKAFMGASIHLKGEKIGWIGVWEREPKAFSSAEMNWLKAFSAQVAAIWEKILFQKELERTRQHLSSLHRLKGALEGVSSFRELASKTLEVLIDCYKLEGIPCCLFFFSSAPEDEPALAMSPGFSPYFAELLTFFAPKSPVESKAVESLKGYLKGFNVLPLEADGKAWGIFVFPEGKIPDITLFLSHLGSLAVRLALKKELEKAEKKLLELLGLVSDGLYLAGKGGEISFIDEKARSLIGFTERELVGRNLQVLYPEGFTSPTLEAAHTGNLTLRTTHLKARDGHLVPVREIAILLSPEKTVVAFWDLSREKDLEKVQDVVTIFLVHEIGKLATKLSNALYLYKEGRKRRETLDELVKLSDKMTEAVRKLQEIINLERGKIRLNFIKLDVTKLAKEVVKRFAEGGTHRFSLKEPAESLLALADEKMVEAILSNLLDNALKYSPPGSLITVKVEAEGDEVKVSVKDEGEGIPIPLQKKIFEKFYRIETRETAKTSGLGLGLYFCKLMVEAHGGRIWVESSPGHGSTFSFTLPKTQ; encoded by the coding sequence ATGAGCCCCATGGGCACCGATGAGGATAAACCTGGAGAAATAACACCGTCGCTGGTCTCGGCAGTAATAAACTGGCGCCATCGTTTCATCCTCTTAGTTGCGAGCCTTCTCCTGATTTTACCACTCGCTATTGCAACTTTAAGGAATAAGTCCATCTTCCCTCTCTCCATTATCTTCATTTCCATAATTCTATTTGCTTTCTGGCTGATTTTCCGCTATGAAATTTTCTTCCTGCGGAAGGGACTCTCCGAGAAATTCCTCCGCTTTTATTCCCTGCAGGAGCTGTTCCGCGAAGAGCTGGACTTTTACCAGCTGGCCGAGAAGGTGTGCAAGGGGTTGGAGAAGTGGTTGAATTGCAAAAAAGTTTACTTTTACCTGATTAATGAAGTTTTGAACAAATGTCAGGTCATAGCCAAGGTTGATCCGGAAAGCTGGTTAGAAAATTCCATCCCCCTGAACGATTTCGCCATTAGTTCCCTCGCTAACAGTCAAAGCGCGCTTTCCCTCCCGGTAGATTCAGGCCTGTGGATAAACCTTGGCTTCCGGTTCCTGGTCCCCGTGAGAACCAGGGGGAAGCTAGTAGGATTCATAGCACTTGGGGAAAAAAGGAGTGGCGAGCCTTATTACCGGATCGAGCTCAAAAACCTGGAAATTCTGGCCACCCAGCTGGGACTCTTTCTCGAGAAAGAGGAATACAGAAGAACCCTGCGTCGCCAGCTCAAAGAGCTGACCTCTGCTCAGGAAATCCTCACCCGGATGGTGTCCAATCCTTATTACCTGGATTCAGTTCTGGAAAGCCTCGTGGAAGGCCTTAGGATACTTTTCCCACAGGTTAGACTTATAGAAGTCTGCCTGTGGGATGAAAGAGAGAGAAAAATGGTAGCGCGTAAGGTTTCGGGCATAGGGATACTGGAAGGCCACAAGTATGACTTGGGAGAAGGATTAAGTGGGCTTATCGCGCGGGACCGTAGGCCAATCCTCATAAAGGATGTGCAAGCATTAAAAGAGAAACCCAAAATCCCCGATGTAGGGGTTTTCCGTTCCTTTATGGGAGTCCCCCTTATCTATCAGGGCAAGCTCATAGGTTCCCTGGAAATGGATAGCCTCTATCCTGAAGCCTTCGGGGTGGAAGATCTGCGTTTTCTGGAGAGCCTCGCTCCTTACTTCGCCGCTATAATCCACAACACTCAGGCCCATTATTCAATGGTAAAGGAAAAAGAGGCTCTCCTTGAGGCTTATAATCTAATCGGTAAGATGCTGGCTTCCGGTTTGAGGGGCGAGGAGCTCCTGGTTTACATAGCTAAAGTGATAAACGCTTTTATGGATGCGGAAGCTTGCGCCATAAGGATCTGGGAGGGAGGAAAAGTCCTCACCAGCTATTGCGCTGGCTCTGAAAGCATTCTTCCTCCACCTAGATGGGAGATTGACCTTTGTTCCCGACAGGATGAGGTCATAATCCAGGAACTGGGAAGGGAGGGCGAATTCAGCGATGCACGGGGGATGAAAGCCTTTATGGGCGCTTCTATCCACTTAAAGGGAGAAAAGATTGGCTGGATAGGGGTGTGGGAGCGAGAGCCAAAGGCTTTTTCATCAGCAGAGATGAACTGGCTTAAAGCTTTCTCCGCCCAAGTGGCTGCCATATGGGAAAAAATCCTCTTTCAGAAAGAGCTGGAAAGAACACGCCAGCACCTAAGTTCCCTTCATCGTCTCAAAGGAGCACTGGAAGGCGTTTCCTCTTTCAGGGAACTGGCTTCCAAAACGCTTGAGGTCCTGATTGACTGCTACAAACTTGAAGGAATCCCTTGTTGCCTTTTCTTCTTCTCTTCCGCTCCAGAGGATGAACCCGCTCTGGCCATGAGCCCCGGATTCAGCCCCTATTTCGCTGAGCTCCTGACCTTCTTTGCCCCTAAGAGTCCTGTTGAATCCAAGGCTGTGGAGAGTTTGAAAGGCTACCTAAAAGGTTTTAACGTTCTCCCCCTGGAGGCCGATGGAAAGGCATGGGGTATCTTTGTCTTCCCGGAAGGTAAAATCCCCGATATAACCCTTTTCCTTAGCCATCTGGGCTCCCTGGCAGTTCGACTCGCTCTTAAGAAGGAACTGGAAAAGGCTGAAAAAAAGCTCCTTGAATTGCTGGGCCTGGTCTCCGATGGCTTATACCTGGCAGGGAAAGGGGGTGAAATTTCATTTATTGATGAAAAAGCCCGCAGCCTTATCGGTTTCACCGAGAGGGAACTGGTGGGACGCAATCTTCAGGTTTTATATCCAGAGGGTTTCACCTCTCCCACGCTGGAAGCGGCTCATACGGGGAATTTGACCCTGCGGACCACTCACCTTAAAGCCAGGGATGGTCACCTCGTACCGGTAAGGGAGATTGCTATACTGCTCTCTCCAGAGAAAACGGTTGTGGCTTTCTGGGATTTATCCCGGGAAAAAGACCTGGAGAAGGTCCAGGATGTTGTCACTATTTTCCTTGTCCATGAAATAGGTAAACTTGCAACCAAACTTTCGAACGCCCTTTATCTGTACAAGGAGGGAAGAAAGCGGAGGGAGACGCTGGATGAACTGGTAAAGCTAAGTGACAAAATGACGGAAGCAGTGCGTAAACTTCAGGAAATAATTAATCTTGAGCGGGGAAAAATCCGCCTAAATTTCATCAAGCTGGATGTGACAAAACTGGCTAAAGAAGTGGTGAAAAGATTTGCGGAGGGTGGCACTCACCGCTTTTCCCTTAAGGAACCAGCGGAGTCGCTGTTGGCCCTTGCTGATGAGAAAATGGTAGAGGCTATCTTGAGTAACCTTTTGGATAATGCTTTGAAATACTCACCCCCGGGCTCCTTGATAACGGTTAAGGTTGAAGCCGAAGGGGATGAGGTGAAGGTTTCCGTTAAGGATGAAGGAGAAGGGATACCGATTCCCTTGCAGAAGAAAATTTTTGAGAAATTCTATCGGATTGAAACCAGGGAGACAGCTAAAACAAGCGGTCTCGGCCTTGGCCTCTATTTTTGTAAGTTAATGGTAGAAGCGCACGGGGGTAGAATCTGGGTGGAAAGTTCCCCCGGGCATGGGTCCACTTTTTCCTTTACCCTTCCCAAAACTCAATGA